One bacterium DNA segment encodes these proteins:
- a CDS encoding DoxX family protein produces the protein MQKFFKSIFETDTSGIRTDIGLLVLRIGVGSFMLFGHGWGKLSSFADKADTWADPIGLGPSVSLSLAIFAEFFCSLAIILGLGTRAAAIPLLITMLVAAGIVHANDPWGKQEFALLYGWAFLALIFAGAGKFSLDAMISKKLLQKS, from the coding sequence ATGCAGAAGTTCTTCAAGTCGATTTTTGAAACTGATACTTCCGGCATTAGAACGGATATTGGCCTTCTTGTTTTACGTATTGGGGTCGGTAGTTTCATGCTGTTTGGACACGGTTGGGGTAAGCTCTCCAGTTTTGCGGACAAGGCTGATACTTGGGCAGATCCTATTGGACTCGGCCCATCCGTGAGCCTATCGCTCGCCATATTCGCCGAATTCTTCTGCTCACTTGCGATTATACTAGGGCTCGGAACTCGCGCCGCAGCCATTCCACTTCTGATTACCATGCTTGTAGCGGCCGGAATCGTTCATGCCAACGATCCGTGGGGTAAGCAGGAGTTTGCTCTGCTGTACGGATGGGCTTTCTTGGCGTTGATATTCGCCGGTGCCGGCAAGTTCTCACTCGATGCCATGATTTCAAAGAAGCTTCTCCAGAAGTCATAG
- a CDS encoding redoxin domain-containing protein encodes MDKREKPLISHSKYKDREYRFCSDTCKTQFDINPEYYIEPPLPRPALDFALTTLNGHRDSLANYRGKIVLVDFWASWCAPCVKTMKDLQSIYTEFRADSLAIIGITLDSIGTPQTTTHLQKHQITYPILFENRTSQTWLAYQMKSLPSLYLVDRKGMIVQQWRGAAEKSEIVAAVRLLLEENLFDKQ; translated from the coding sequence ATGGATAAGCGAGAAAAACCGCTGATTTCCCATTCGAAGTATAAAGACCGTGAATACAGATTCTGCTCCGACACCTGCAAAACGCAGTTTGATATCAATCCTGAATATTACATCGAACCACCTCTTCCCCGACCAGCACTCGACTTCGCGTTGACGACCTTAAATGGACACAGAGACTCGTTAGCAAATTACCGTGGCAAGATTGTGTTGGTTGACTTTTGGGCTTCGTGGTGTGCACCGTGCGTTAAAACGATGAAGGACCTCCAGTCCATCTACACTGAGTTTCGAGCCGACAGTCTGGCTATCATCGGAATTACGCTCGACAGTATCGGGACTCCGCAGACAACTACTCATCTACAAAAGCACCAAATCACCTATCCGATTCTGTTTGAGAACCGCACCAGTCAGACCTGGCTTGCCTATCAGATGAAATCCCTCCCATCGCTGTACCTTGTTGATCGCAAGGGTATGATAGTCCAGCAATGGCGTGGCGCCGCTGAGAAGAGCGAGATCGTGGCTGCAGTGCGCTTACTGCTTGAAGAGAATCTCTTTGACAAACAATAA
- a CDS encoding DJ-1/PfpI family protein, whose product MSKKALIIMTDGFEDIEAVAPIDVLNRVGVEVTIAGLQNRPIKAAYGITIVPQMGIDGVEGLFDCVILPGGRKNAESLAASPTVIEKIRRHHDSGKLVAAICAAPSHVLGEAAGILKGKRATGDPGFDDRLATAGAIVTKEQVTVDGNIVTGNGPGAAMLFALMLAERLAGKEIADQFAAKWTISR is encoded by the coding sequence ATGTCTAAGAAAGCGTTAATCATCATGACGGACGGTTTTGAAGATATCGAAGCGGTTGCGCCGATCGACGTTCTGAATCGCGTTGGTGTCGAAGTAACGATTGCTGGACTGCAAAATCGGCCGATCAAGGCGGCATACGGAATTACTATCGTTCCACAAATGGGCATCGATGGAGTCGAAGGTCTTTTTGATTGCGTCATACTTCCTGGCGGGCGCAAAAACGCTGAAAGTCTTGCTGCTTCACCGACAGTCATTGAGAAAATCCGTCGGCATCACGATTCAGGGAAGTTAGTCGCAGCAATATGTGCCGCTCCAAGTCACGTGCTTGGCGAGGCGGCTGGAATTCTCAAGGGGAAACGAGCAACAGGTGATCCGGGATTTGATGATCGATTAGCGACTGCGGGCGCAATAGTCACAAAGGAACAAGTTACAGTCGATGGTAACATAGTCACTGGAAATGGGCCGGGCGCAGCGATGCTGTTTGCATTGATGTTGGCAGAAAGATTGGCGGGCAAGGAGATCGCGGATCAGTTTGCCGCAAAGTGGACGATTTCGCGCTAA
- a CDS encoding pyridoxamine 5'-phosphate oxidase family protein, which translates to MSDTENTTIRTVALRRQDRAVVDEAWIEQMLETAPYATIGMNGEDFPHLNMNVFYYDRVERAIYFHTAKEGATRMRVGHGTKVTFTVSSMGRLLPAKTATQMSVEYRSVMVQGEISIVDDANLSQVKMSRFVGKYFPHLKAGSDYEVISMEEISNITVYRIAIAAWVGKRKKERDDFPGAFLFSQRNLLKE; encoded by the coding sequence ATGAGCGATACCGAAAATACAACGATCAGAACAGTTGCTTTGAGGCGACAGGACCGAGCGGTTGTCGATGAAGCGTGGATTGAGCAAATGCTCGAAACTGCGCCGTATGCCACTATCGGGATGAACGGTGAAGATTTTCCACATCTCAACATGAATGTCTTTTACTATGACCGCGTGGAAAGAGCCATCTATTTTCATACCGCAAAAGAAGGCGCGACGCGGATGCGTGTTGGGCATGGCACAAAGGTAACTTTCACCGTCAGCTCTATGGGCCGGCTGCTTCCCGCAAAGACGGCGACGCAAATGAGTGTCGAGTACCGAAGTGTAATGGTGCAGGGCGAAATCAGTATTGTCGATGACGCTAATTTGTCGCAGGTAAAAATGTCGCGATTCGTCGGGAAGTACTTTCCGCATCTGAAGGCCGGCAGCGACTACGAGGTGATTTCAATGGAAGAAATCTCGAACATAACCGTTTATCGCATAGCAATAGCTGCCTGGGTAGGCAAACGCAAGAAAGAACGCGACGATTTCCCTGGCGCGTTCTTGTTCTCCCAGCGAAACTTGCTTAAGGAGTGA
- a CDS encoding EamA family transporter, with amino-acid sequence MIDALSKHDAVPRYRLIIGFLAVYLIWGSTYLAIRFTIETIPPLFSAGVRFLIGGTLLYTYARFSGAVAATKLQWRNSAIIGLLLVVGGTGTVTWAEQYVPSGLAALMVAAMPFWMVLIEWMRPAGRRPVTSVVLGLILGFAGIIILIGPIQVAAEGITGLLGTAALLLATLSWASGSIYSRHIDLPESKLLSVGIQMLAGGVVLSLLAGATGEFPRVDFAAMTLKSIGGLFYLAIIGSLAFVAYVWLLKVTTPAKASTYAFVNPVVAVFLGWLLGGEEITSRTIIAAAVIISAVAVITIYKDKQPMKQVPDSPKEPVPAVSACQPE; translated from the coding sequence ATGATTGATGCTCTTTCCAAACACGATGCCGTCCCTCGTTACCGACTGATCATTGGATTCCTTGCAGTCTATTTGATATGGGGCTCGACGTATCTCGCGATACGGTTCACAATCGAGACGATTCCGCCGCTCTTCAGCGCGGGCGTACGATTCCTTATCGGCGGGACACTGCTCTATACTTATGCACGATTCTCCGGTGCAGTTGCTGCGACAAAGCTGCAGTGGCGTAACTCGGCAATCATCGGATTACTGCTGGTGGTCGGCGGCACTGGAACTGTCACATGGGCGGAGCAGTACGTTCCTTCCGGCTTAGCTGCTCTAATGGTTGCCGCAATGCCATTTTGGATGGTGTTGATTGAGTGGATGCGTCCCGCAGGTCGACGACCCGTGACAAGCGTGGTTCTGGGGCTGATACTTGGTTTTGCAGGCATCATAATACTCATCGGCCCGATTCAAGTTGCCGCTGAAGGGATCACAGGTTTACTTGGAACAGCAGCACTCTTGCTGGCGACGTTGTCGTGGGCGAGCGGTTCGATTTATTCTCGTCACATTGATCTGCCGGAATCAAAATTACTCTCAGTTGGCATTCAAATGCTTGCCGGTGGAGTTGTCTTGAGTTTGCTCGCCGGAGCGACTGGGGAATTTCCGCGAGTCGACTTTGCTGCGATGACACTCAAGTCAATCGGCGGCCTCTTCTACTTGGCGATTATTGGTTCATTGGCGTTCGTCGCGTATGTTTGGCTCCTTAAGGTCACGACGCCCGCTAAGGCGTCTACTTATGCATTCGTGAATCCGGTTGTCGCAGTGTTTCTGGGTTGGCTGCTTGGGGGCGAGGAAATCACTTCTCGTACAATTATTGCCGCGGCAGTAATCATCTCTGCTGTTGCAGTTATCACGATTTACAAAGACAAGCAGCCGATGAAGCAAGTCCCGGACTCTCCCAAGGAACCAGTGCCTGCCGTCTCGGCCTGCCAACCAGAGTAG
- a CDS encoding Lrp/AsnC family transcriptional regulator, which produces MIDELDRKILEILQSDARIPNSEIAKQIGIVPSATAERIKKLVQRGIIAGYDLRLNAKSVELGLVAFIFVKADEPVNDCSTALELAKIPEVLEIHNIAGEDCYLLKARVRDAESLGRFLREKVGTIPTVKNTRTVIALETFKENGPLPLDEAMKGKLYD; this is translated from the coding sequence ATGATAGACGAATTGGACCGCAAGATACTTGAAATCCTTCAATCGGATGCAAGAATCCCGAATTCCGAGATCGCCAAGCAGATAGGCATTGTCCCTTCTGCAACGGCTGAACGCATCAAGAAGCTCGTTCAACGGGGCATTATCGCAGGTTACGATTTGCGTCTAAACGCCAAGTCAGTTGAACTTGGACTCGTTGCCTTCATATTTGTCAAGGCCGACGAGCCAGTCAATGACTGCTCGACTGCGCTGGAGTTGGCAAAGATTCCTGAAGTTCTGGAGATTCACAACATTGCCGGCGAAGATTGCTACTTGCTCAAGGCGCGAGTACGCGATGCCGAAAGTCTCGGCAGATTTCTTCGCGAGAAGGTAGGCACAATTCCTACCGTCAAGAATACTCGAACAGTAATTGCGTTGGAAACTTTCAAGGAGAATGGACCATTGCCGCTCGATGAGGCGATGAAAGGGAAGTTGTATGATTGA
- a CDS encoding DUF883 family protein: MAEHAEDTRVKDALELLNSYAKDKRGELQDLLGNKYSNLKSVVGSMGARIQNDAADIYGVSKEKVKQVAHDVDENVHKNPWPYIGGAALGALILGYLLGRSQK; this comes from the coding sequence ATGGCAGAACATGCAGAAGATACCAGAGTCAAGGACGCTCTCGAATTGCTCAATAGCTACGCCAAAGACAAGCGCGGCGAACTTCAGGACCTGCTTGGCAACAAGTACAGCAATCTCAAATCGGTTGTTGGAAGCATGGGAGCACGAATCCAAAACGATGCTGCCGACATTTACGGTGTTAGCAAGGAAAAGGTCAAGCAAGTCGCCCACGACGTTGACGAAAACGTGCATAAAAACCCTTGGCCATATATTGGCGGGGCGGCGTTAGGCGCACTAATCCTTGGTTACCTTTTGGGCCGCTCGCAGAAGTAA
- the acs gene encoding acetate--CoA ligase: MPAKKKAKAPIKKTAASKPVKKNAPAKSKNTKSATVVSSSADSISSLMQEHRLFPPSKEFSLNAHVSSQAQLKSLREKAAKNPVKFWEEQAKALTWFKPWKTALKWKHPFAEWFVGGKINISYNCLDRHVATWRRNKAAIVWEAEGGEQRTLTYQALLSEVCKFSTVLKSLGVTKGDVVAIYMGMVPEAIIAMLACARIGATHNVVFGGFSAEALRERINDSKAVAVITQDGSYRRGSIVPLKDNVDAALTDTPTIQNVIVYKRVGNDVNMTIGRDHWWHERMMVPMAPCTPEPLDSEHPLFILYTSGSTAKPKGILHTTGGYITQVAYTTKLVFDLREEDLYFCMADIGWVTGHSYIVYGPLANGASVFLYEGAPNYPAPDRIWDMISRHKITVFYTAPTAIRSFMRAGEQYPISHNMSSLRLLGSVGEPINPEAWIWYHTLIGNKRCPIVDTWWQTETGGIMISPVPGATTLKPGSCTMPLPGIVADVVRKDGVSCGPNEGGLLVVKHPWPGMLRTIYGDPQRYKDVYWSDFAPTKTRPGYYLAGDGARKDKDGYFWVMGRIDDVVNVSGHRLGTAEVESALVSHKTVAEAAVVARPDDLKGSALVAFVTLKSGVDSEPTFLEQHREVLRAHVIKEIGHIAKLDEIRFTDALPKTRSGKIMRRLLREIAHGNVVTGDTTTLEDFSILEKLRQDEE, translated from the coding sequence ATGCCCGCTAAGAAGAAAGCGAAAGCACCGATCAAGAAGACAGCAGCTTCTAAACCTGTCAAAAAGAACGCACCTGCAAAATCGAAAAACACGAAGTCAGCGACTGTTGTTTCAAGTTCGGCTGATAGTATCTCCTCGTTAATGCAGGAACATCGGCTCTTTCCGCCTTCCAAGGAATTTAGCTTGAATGCACATGTCTCTTCACAAGCACAACTCAAGAGCCTTCGTGAGAAGGCTGCCAAGAATCCGGTGAAGTTCTGGGAAGAACAAGCGAAAGCGCTCACATGGTTCAAACCCTGGAAAACGGCACTCAAGTGGAAGCACCCTTTTGCAGAATGGTTTGTCGGCGGCAAAATTAACATCTCATACAATTGTCTGGACCGCCATGTCGCAACCTGGCGCCGAAACAAGGCGGCGATTGTATGGGAAGCTGAAGGCGGCGAACAGCGCACTCTAACCTATCAGGCATTGCTTTCAGAGGTCTGCAAGTTCTCTACCGTTCTCAAATCGCTCGGTGTGACGAAGGGCGATGTAGTTGCGATCTATATGGGGATGGTGCCCGAAGCCATAATTGCGATGCTTGCCTGCGCTCGAATCGGCGCAACTCACAACGTCGTATTTGGCGGTTTTTCTGCGGAAGCATTGCGCGAACGAATCAATGACTCCAAAGCTGTTGCCGTGATTACTCAAGACGGTTCTTACCGTCGCGGTTCAATAGTCCCCCTCAAGGACAATGTTGATGCTGCACTGACGGATACACCAACCATACAAAACGTCATCGTGTACAAGCGTGTCGGCAACGACGTAAACATGACAATCGGCCGCGACCATTGGTGGCATGAGCGCATGATGGTACCGATGGCTCCGTGCACACCGGAACCGCTCGATTCTGAACATCCGTTGTTTATTCTCTACACCTCCGGCTCGACTGCTAAGCCAAAGGGAATTCTCCATACAACCGGCGGATATATTACTCAGGTTGCTTATACGACCAAGCTGGTCTTTGACCTGCGCGAGGAAGACCTTTATTTCTGCATGGCGGATATTGGCTGGGTTACCGGTCATAGCTACATCGTCTATGGACCGCTCGCGAACGGCGCATCGGTATTTTTGTACGAGGGCGCGCCGAACTACCCAGCACCTGACCGCATTTGGGACATGATTTCAAGACATAAAATTACAGTCTTTTACACGGCGCCAACCGCAATCCGCAGTTTCATGCGAGCTGGCGAGCAGTACCCAATCAGCCACAACATGTCATCGTTGCGGCTACTTGGGTCTGTCGGAGAGCCGATCAATCCGGAAGCATGGATCTGGTATCACACTCTTATCGGTAATAAGCGCTGCCCGATCGTCGACACCTGGTGGCAGACTGAGACTGGCGGCATCATGATTTCGCCGGTCCCCGGCGCTACAACACTCAAGCCCGGTTCTTGTACAATGCCGTTACCCGGGATAGTTGCAGATGTTGTCCGCAAGGATGGAGTTTCATGCGGTCCCAACGAGGGTGGACTACTGGTGGTCAAGCATCCCTGGCCCGGCATGCTTCGAACAATCTATGGCGATCCCCAGCGATATAAAGATGTCTATTGGAGCGATTTTGCGCCGACCAAGACACGACCGGGATACTACTTAGCCGGTGATGGTGCTCGAAAAGACAAAGATGGCTACTTCTGGGTTATGGGACGAATTGATGATGTCGTCAACGTTTCCGGACATCGGCTTGGAACTGCTGAGGTTGAAAGCGCTCTGGTTTCACACAAGACCGTTGCCGAGGCCGCCGTCGTTGCTCGCCCTGACGATCTAAAAGGCAGCGCCTTGGTCGCGTTTGTTACTCTCAAGAGCGGTGTTGACAGTGAGCCTACTTTCCTTGAACAGCATCGCGAAGTACTGCGGGCTCACGTCATAAAGGAAATTGGGCACATCGCCAAGCTCGATGAGATTCGATTTACCGATGCGCTTCCCAAAACCCGTTCAGGCAAAATAATGCGGCGTCTGCTCCGTGAAATTGCTCATGGAAACGTAGTGACTGGTGATACGACGACACTGGAAGACTTTTCAATCCTCGAAAAACTTCGCCAAGATGAGGAGTAG
- a CDS encoding SpoIIE family protein phosphatase, producing the protein MFKLTSPQHGNRFTWRLPPGTYVAGRDPQADLVINDSTVSRKHARLVVMEDQTIRLTDLGSTNGTQVNDKKLTDTIDLKVGDTISFGNVGFLLLHEGIPETRPQSVISQVSIIDDKGSHTSISSIPLEQALAPLPAKDTANPAVFKAIADMAKMLILPQSVGEMFDQALDLLGNIIDADRSAIFAADETTGDVTLLNYRISNKTSSEQFIISRTIVKEVLNNKNAVFFSDLISDERFARQESIVVSGIRSVMAIPMVDEDKVMGILYLDTTDPAHRYNEDTLKLVATFGNILAAKITNHNLLKERQEKQALESELNIASQIQEGLMPKILPEVSGYQFHAFQMQCKMVGGDLYDVAKLADGRILFLLADVSGKGMGAALLASNILSAFRMLRGMANFDCADATARVSEQLAGTSRGGDFATVFLAILDPTTHTLQFVNAGHNPPLLVKPDGSSQYLDSTGIPIGIFAGFQWTQTTLELVPGDRIWVFTDGIPEAHDISANQYSDERLEQFLIESRNASLPDATLTLIQDVSKFVGEAPRSDDITLLAMQRD; encoded by the coding sequence ATGTTCAAATTAACTAGCCCTCAGCATGGTAATCGATTCACTTGGCGCCTTCCGCCCGGCACATACGTTGCCGGACGAGACCCCCAAGCCGATCTGGTAATTAACGATTCGACGGTCTCGCGCAAGCACGCGCGCCTCGTTGTTATGGAAGATCAAACGATCCGTCTCACCGATCTCGGCAGTACAAACGGGACGCAGGTTAATGACAAAAAACTCACCGATACGATTGACTTGAAAGTCGGCGACACGATCTCCTTTGGCAATGTCGGCTTCTTATTGTTGCACGAAGGCATTCCGGAAACCCGACCACAGTCGGTGATTTCGCAAGTATCAATTATCGACGACAAAGGCAGCCACACCTCAATCTCGTCAATACCGCTCGAACAAGCGCTTGCGCCCTTGCCTGCCAAGGACACAGCGAACCCAGCCGTTTTCAAAGCTATTGCCGACATGGCGAAAATGCTCATCTTGCCGCAGAGCGTCGGCGAGATGTTCGATCAGGCGCTTGATCTGCTTGGGAATATCATTGATGCCGACCGTTCGGCAATCTTCGCAGCCGATGAAACAACCGGCGACGTCACCCTGTTGAATTACCGGATTTCGAATAAGACCAGTTCTGAGCAGTTCATAATTTCGCGCACCATCGTGAAAGAAGTACTGAACAACAAAAATGCGGTGTTCTTCTCTGATCTCATTTCGGATGAACGCTTCGCACGACAGGAATCGATAGTGGTCTCCGGGATACGCTCAGTTATGGCGATTCCAATGGTCGACGAAGACAAGGTTATGGGTATTCTCTATCTCGACACCACGGACCCGGCACATCGTTACAATGAGGACACCCTCAAACTCGTTGCGACTTTCGGCAACATTCTTGCCGCAAAAATCACCAACCACAATCTGCTCAAAGAGCGCCAGGAAAAACAGGCGTTGGAGTCAGAACTGAATATCGCGTCTCAGATTCAAGAAGGTTTGATGCCGAAAATCTTACCCGAAGTTTCCGGCTATCAGTTTCACGCATTTCAGATGCAATGTAAGATGGTAGGCGGCGACCTCTATGACGTCGCGAAACTCGCCGATGGGCGCATCCTGTTCTTGCTGGCGGACGTATCCGGCAAGGGTATGGGCGCAGCATTGCTGGCATCAAACATCCTCTCGGCATTTCGCATGTTGCGCGGAATGGCAAACTTCGATTGTGCCGATGCCACAGCGCGTGTTTCTGAGCAACTCGCTGGGACCAGCAGAGGCGGGGACTTTGCAACAGTGTTCTTGGCAATTCTCGATCCCACGACTCACACGCTTCAATTCGTCAATGCAGGCCATAATCCTCCATTGTTGGTAAAACCCGATGGCAGTTCGCAATACCTTGATTCGACAGGAATACCGATTGGAATTTTTGCCGGATTTCAGTGGACTCAGACGACCCTCGAACTGGTTCCGGGAGATCGGATCTGGGTATTCACGGATGGAATCCCCGAGGCACACGACATTTCCGCCAATCAGTATAGCGACGAGCGCCTGGAGCAATTCTTGATTGAGTCTAGAAATGCATCCTTGCCTGATGCGACTTTAACACTGATTCAAGATGTCAGCAAGTTTGTCGGCGAAGCTCCTCGGTCAGACGATATTACATTGCTCGCCATGCAACGAGACTAG
- a CDS encoding protein kinase, whose amino-acid sequence MESADGRDNTRSFFVPAVGLSIGHYKLITRLGSGGMGDVFLAEDSTLNRKVAIKFLSQQLCDDSEAKNRFVREAQAAAALNHPNIVTIYEVTEYSGRPYIAMEHVEGRTLKEILKEDLPLNRVIEIAIQLCDGLQKAHQAGVVHRDVKPANIVVDNDGRPKLLDFGLATVKGSDSITRAGSTLGTIAYMSPEQAQGKAVDHRSDIFSLGIMLYEMITKRQPFGRETDAATLGAIIYDTPDPISNFRSDISTGLQNLIEHALDKDLETRYQSASGLMADLKREKKALDGISGAHSTQSTRAIKPMKKSKLPLILSTTGAVAVVLLLLILKPWNLSIVADQQAHAADEWLAVMYFENLTDPSDQQRLGEIVTNLLISDLSEVKSIKVVSSQRLYDLLKQLGKEGERRIDRDMSSQVAKKASARWMITGSILQVEPEIIMTSQLIDVASGGVLASQRINGEPGEKIFPLTEKLAEQIRADRSFPREGADASHADFASSSTTSPEAYRYYLEGIEYQNRFFNTEARGAFKHAVQIDSTFAVAWMRLAQQLSGQEWQAARDKAERFMNFASPRDRVMIQAYLAQANGDNKTSGDLMREAAARYPDDKEILYSLAVSYSNIDERQLAITTLHRALELDPGFKTGWNQLAYVFMRHELPDSALRAVNKYIELAPDEPNPYDSKGDILAYLGQLDSAIVYYNRALEIRPEFTMQTVTKLGIANMLQQNYDEAGRLFRKAMGSSNSIERQLARTQWVNLLIYQGRLKEALAANRNALDADRLEGLGAESLARVITESRIHFHLGDVKKAWEVLEPIRTYDDKNDTYKMSLYDRAPITHVWYLATLGRDEEALKLIDSVRTETKTKSDADVVADRMQAVYSWVKGDYKKAVDLYKSVDAKQATFVSKFELARAYVDGGYFAEAAELLRKTSLYYDDIRFKEAAIYNNLLSYYLGRTNEGIGNNKEAIKNYESFLDIWKKADPEIKELIDGRKRLAALKSQA is encoded by the coding sequence ATGGAAAGCGCCGACGGAAGAGACAATACCCGATCTTTCTTTGTTCCAGCGGTCGGTTTGTCAATCGGTCACTACAAGCTCATCACTCGTCTCGGTTCAGGCGGAATGGGTGATGTATTCCTCGCCGAAGATTCCACTCTCAATAGAAAAGTCGCCATCAAGTTTCTATCTCAGCAATTGTGCGACGACTCCGAAGCCAAGAATCGCTTCGTCCGCGAAGCGCAGGCGGCAGCCGCCCTCAATCACCCCAATATTGTAACCATCTACGAAGTCACCGAATATAGCGGACGTCCATATATAGCGATGGAGCATGTTGAAGGGCGCACACTAAAAGAGATTCTCAAAGAAGACCTTCCGCTGAATCGCGTAATAGAAATTGCCATCCAGCTTTGCGACGGATTGCAGAAAGCACACCAGGCAGGAGTGGTGCATAGGGATGTTAAACCGGCAAACATAGTCGTCGATAATGATGGTCGCCCCAAACTGCTCGATTTTGGACTAGCGACAGTCAAGGGAAGCGACTCAATAACCCGCGCCGGGTCAACACTTGGCACGATTGCCTACATGTCGCCGGAGCAGGCGCAAGGTAAGGCTGTAGATCACCGCTCTGATATTTTCTCTCTCGGAATCATGCTTTACGAGATGATAACAAAACGACAGCCGTTCGGACGGGAAACTGATGCGGCAACTTTGGGAGCGATTATCTACGACACGCCCGATCCAATCAGCAATTTCCGGTCAGACATTTCGACTGGACTCCAAAATCTGATCGAACATGCGCTCGACAAGGATTTAGAGACCCGCTACCAGTCCGCTTCCGGCCTAATGGCGGATTTGAAGCGCGAAAAGAAGGCGCTCGATGGAATCTCCGGGGCGCACTCTACACAAAGCACTCGCGCCATTAAGCCAATGAAGAAATCGAAACTACCGTTGATTCTGTCGACGACTGGCGCAGTCGCAGTAGTACTGCTGCTGCTGATTCTAAAACCTTGGAATCTAAGCATCGTCGCTGATCAGCAAGCGCATGCCGCTGACGAATGGTTGGCAGTCATGTACTTTGAGAATCTCACTGACCCGAGCGATCAGCAACGGCTCGGCGAGATTGTAACCAATCTGCTAATTTCCGATCTCTCCGAAGTTAAATCGATCAAAGTTGTCTCGAGCCAACGCCTCTACGACTTGCTGAAACAGCTGGGAAAGGAAGGCGAACGCCGCATCGATCGCGACATGTCTTCTCAAGTGGCAAAGAAAGCTAGTGCGCGCTGGATGATCACGGGTTCGATTCTTCAAGTTGAGCCCGAAATCATTATGACATCGCAGTTAATTGATGTCGCCAGTGGTGGCGTGCTTGCGAGCCAACGAATCAATGGCGAACCGGGTGAAAAGATATTTCCATTGACCGAGAAACTCGCTGAGCAGATTCGCGCCGACAGGTCTTTCCCGCGTGAAGGTGCCGATGCGAGTCATGCCGACTTCGCTTCATCGTCCACAACATCGCCTGAGGCTTACCGATATTACCTTGAAGGAATCGAATATCAGAATCGTTTTTTCAATACAGAGGCGCGCGGAGCCTTCAAACATGCGGTCCAAATCGATTCGACTTTTGCTGTTGCCTGGATGCGGCTGGCGCAACAACTTAGCGGGCAAGAGTGGCAGGCTGCCAGAGACAAAGCCGAGCGCTTCATGAATTTCGCCTCGCCGCGAGATCGGGTAATGATCCAGGCGTATCTGGCACAGGCCAACGGCGATAACAAAACCTCTGGCGACTTGATGCGCGAAGCGGCAGCACGCTATCCGGACGACAAAGAAATCCTCTATAGTCTCGCCGTTTCTTACTCGAACATCGATGAACGTCAATTGGCTATTACAACACTTCATCGCGCGCTGGAATTGGATCCGGGTTTCAAGACGGGCTGGAATCAATTGGCCTACGTATTTATGCGACACGAATTGCCGGACAGCGCACTGCGGGCGGTCAATAAGTACATTGAACTCGCCCCGGACGAGCCGAATCCATACGATTCCAAGGGAGATATTCTCGCATATCTTGGCCAACTCGATTCTGCGATAGTCTATTACAATCGCGCTTTGGAAATCCGGCCGGAGTTTACGATGCAAACCGTCACGAAGTTGGGCATCGCGAATATGCTGCAGCAAAACTACGACGAGGCCGGCAGGTTGTTTCGAAAAGCGATGGGCTCTTCGAATAGCATTGAACGACAACTGGCCCGCACCCAATGGGTAAACCTGTTGATTTATCAAGGTCGTTTGAAAGAGGCATTAGCAGCGAACAGAAACGCACTTGACGCCGATCGTCTGGAAGGGCTGGGGGCCGAGTCCTTGGCGCGAGTTATCACCGAGTCTCGGATCCACTTCCATTTGGGAGATGTCAAGAAGGCTTGGGAAGTACTTGAGCCTATTCGCACCTACGACGACAAGAATGATACCTACAAAATGAGTCTGTATGACCGGGCACCGATTACGCACGTCTGGTACCTTGCAACCTTGGGGCGTGATGAGGAAGCTTTGAAGCTAATTGACTCGGTGCGCACGGAGACGAAAACTAAATCAGACGCTGACGTTGTTGCAGATCGAATGCAAGCGGTCTATTCTTGGGTAAAGGGTGACTATAAGAAGGCGGTCGACCTGTACAAATCGGTCGATGCCAAGCAAGCAACATTCGTCTCCAAGTTTGAGTTGGCACGTGCTTACGTTGACGGCGGGTATTTCGCTGAAGCGGCCGAACTGCTACGAAAAACCAGCCTATACTACGACGACATTCGTTTCAAAGAGGCCGCGATATATAACAATCTCCTTTCTTATTATCTTGGCCGCACCAACGAAGGGATTGGCAACAATAAAGAGGCAATCAAGAACTACGAATCTTTCCTGGACATCTGGAAGAAGGCCGACCCGGAGATCAAAGAACTGATCGACGGGCGCAAGCGTTTGGCTGCGCTTAAGTCGCAAGCATAA